The DNA window GtcaagaaaaaaagcaaatggatgaaACATAAAATCACACAAAACAAAGATATCAGTTAACATCTAAAGATACAGACACTTCTTACGTCTTGAACTGTAAAACGTTGactgctcaactctcctcgctgctgggagaaagggagctggtgatggAATGAtacatgtacagtcactcaaaaatgttttgcaacatgttccagaagttttcgtttacctaacagtaatttgttcttttgatatttacaaggaaatgtaattttcttattcgattttggttattaatcatacggttaacaatataaaaagaatggtgagtgaaaaattcatattacgaaaaatgacgtttaaaacattttcaaaaatttcacttcagatgatcaggcaaaagagtcaaagaagaaactatatttcgaatccagataaaagcttattgactaataaaataatattgaataaccatcaatgaaattatatatatataaagaaagaaagaattcaaccattatcgttgtcaaaaacaaaaaagaaaaaatctcataacgtcgtatgttatcgtgtgactccacattcgggcaggaaaagcttaaactgtctcgtcactaagccggaccacaatcattagcttgcataagactaatgtttctatcgtagatattgctcggcagcttagcgtacataaaacaaccatgtatagagggatacagcaacagagagaacgaggaaacatgataaattcattgtaaaaactggaggacaacctcattgttgcactactgttaattatcatcatcggatgatcactgaaggagctccgcctaactcccccctgactaccgatgttgctacaaagagagaacattacgctctcccttcaagttgctgctcaaaccatccgtaacaggctacatgagaccaagatattatttcatcatactcctgccaagaaacacttcacatcagcgaaacacaaagaatagaggctagggtttgcgttatagtATAATCCAGtagccgatgatttctgtactagtcatcttttgcgatgaggaggagacattctccactgatgagcatggtagtcttcttcactgctggcatttagcattaactaaattaatgttgaacttctagctaattttaattctttagaaacttagataataagaaatacaaaaataggcgttatatattcagttaacttcataagaggcatcaaaatgataggcctaagtagcaatgaaagaaatgagaaattacacatgataacagcattatatatatatatatatatatatatatatatatatatatatataatatatatatatatatatatatgtgtgtgtgtgtgtgtgtgtatgtatgtatgtgtgtatgtgcgattatattctatttattacaaaaatagacgtgaaatctgttagtctagttcagtatattttatattaagtttcactagttcacaatatacataggattagtcattcaaaaatttaattaataataatgtgaagcaaatctttacaaaattcgtatttgttgatgttaataagactaacagttcaacttgtaacagtcgtatgtctacaaagttcacacatatgaaggagataaaacaacgatagtgatggcagttggagatgaaaatattaaaacataagaacagcgatgaactctgaagtattatagtaacatcctttaattaagtaaaatatgacaacagtaagcagtatcagaaaaagtcctgcttaagggaaactgcaggtaatttctcggacccaccaggACAGGGATCAGATAATAATTATGACAGCAGTAGCAGTATCAGAAAAACCTGCTTAAAGAGCTGGGTAATTTCTAGGACCCCACCCACTGAGTATTCGAGTTGTTTCGCAGCGCTTACAACAGGATTTGCCATATAGCGCCAGATATTAAGCTATTatagctgttgtccgaaaagtttcagtatattgcaaaacttttttgagtgctTCACAGATACTGCAAATCAACAGATTCTTTTACCCAAAATGGCTCGCGTGTTGGAAGTCTCCCTCAAATCAACAAGAAGGCGCCGGCACCGATACTCCTGCGCATTAACAGTCATAAGTAAAAGATGACACCcacattttaaatatactttaatgcacctaatcatattttttcatcctCTAAGtcacatttgttattatttttaaagtaatggttaggagtattttgatttattttgatttacggGCATGAGTCAGGGGGTACAGTACAGTAacttcagataataaattcttagctttGAGAATAACTGgaggataggatatcaaataacaaatTAGAAGTAACTGGGGGTGCAACGGTCAATGAGTATATTACGTTCTGGGCTGGAGATTGGCTgagccatgtgtatagaagacggAATAGTATGAGATATCTCTGGGGGTGGGTTGCCCGCTTGGTAGAAGAGAGGTAGTGGTAGGCCAAAGGGAGACATGGTTGAGGACACTGAGGCAGGAAGcccaggagatgagtgttgggagGATCTGGAGGAGTTAACCCAGGACAGAATGTGATTGGTGTGAGTTCATGAGTCAGCTATGCATCCCGTAGAGACCAcataaaatgattgattgattgcttgatTATATTTTTCCCTCTCCATGAAACAGGTCTACTCTTCTATCGGCGTCGTATAACTCCGCCGACATAACAACAACTACACCAACAACCCGTCGACAACTACGCCGACATCGCTTCCCAGcaaccacgccgacaacaacaGCAACTACACCAGCAACCGCGTCGACAACTACAtacgacatcaacttcaacaataCGCCCGACAACAACCTCAACAACTACACCAACAACCCGTTAAACCTTCattgacatcaacttcaacaaccacgcCGACAAGCAACAACAACTACACCAGCAACCCGTCGACAACTACATGGgcatcaacttcaacaaccatGCGACAACAACCTCAACAACAACTGCACCAGCAACCACGTCAAACAACTGCATTGACATCGCTTCAAcaaccacgccgacaacaacaacTACACCAACAACCGTCGACAACTACATCGACATCAGCTTCAACAACCACGCCCGACAACAacctcaacaacaacaactgcaccAACAACCACGTGGAAACAACTACGACgatcaacttcaacaaccacgcgccgacaacaacaacaactacaccaACAGCCCGTGAGCAGCTAcgccgacatcaacttcaacagcTTCCGCCAACAACAACCTCgacagcaacagctacaccaGCAATACGTCGACAACTACATGGGCATCAACTAACAACCATGCCAGCAACAGCCTCGACAACatcaacagctacaccaacaaccacgtcgaCATCAACAACCATGCcaacaacaacctcgacaacaacaacagctacaccaacaaccacgtcgaCAActacatcgacatcaacttcaacaaccacgcTGACAACAACCTccacaacaacagctacaccaacaaccacgtcaacaACTTCGACATCAACTTCAGCATCCGCATGCGACAACAACCTGGGCAACAACGACATTACACACCAACAACCCGTGCGACCAACCATGCGACATCAGCTTCAACATCCACgcccgacaacaacctcgacaacaaagtcaaccttcatcgacatcaacttcagcCTCCGCCGACCAGCAACGGTTACGCAACAACGTCAACAACAACCATGGGCATCGCTTCAACATCGCATGACAACAACCTGGGCAACAACAGCGCTACACCAATAACGTCAACAACTAAATAGACATCAACCAGCATCACGCCAACAACAACCTGCGACAGCAACAGTACACCAGCAACCACGTCAACAGCTATGCGACATCAACTTCAGCATcgcgacaacaacctcgacagcaacagctacaccaacaacgtcaacaacttcatcgacatcaacttcagcatccgcgccgacaacaacctcgacaacaacagctacaccagcAACCCGTCAACAACTTCAGCATCACGCCCGACAACAACCTACGACGTAACAGCTACACAAcaaacgtcaacaacttcatgttcatcaacttcaacatcccacgccgacaacaacctcgacagcaACGGCTACACCAACaagcgtcaacaacttcatcgacatcaacttcaacatcacgCCCGACAACAGCCTGGAAACAACAAGCGTCAACAACTTCATAAACATCGGCTTCAACATCCGCGCTGACAACAACAAAACTtcaccaacaacgtcaacaaccGCCGACATCAACCAGCATCGCATGAAACCAACAACCTCgtagcaacagctacaccaacaagcGTCAAcgcttcatcgacatcaactgaCATCACTCGACAGCAACCTGCGACAGCAATGGCGCATTCACGCCAACAGCGTCCAGCAGCCATGACGTCAgcttcaacatccacgccgacaacaacctcgacagcaACAGCtaccaacaacgtcaacaaccatcggcatcaacttcaacatcacgcccgacaacctcgacaacaacaggtACACCAACCGCGGCAACAACTTcgccgacatcaacttcaacatccacaccgacaacaacctcgacataacagctacaccaacaaccgtccaacaacttcatcgagcatcaacttcaacatcctccgacaacaacctcgacagcaGCAGCACTACACCAAcaaacgtcaacaacttcatcgataTCGCTTCAACatccgacaacaacctcgacaacaacagctacaccaacaaccacgtcaacaACCGACATCAACCTCAACATCCCGCGCCGACAACAACAGCGCTACGCAACCGTCAACAACTTcgccgacatcaacttcaacatcacgCTGACAACAACCTCGAGCAACAACAACTGCACCAACAACGTCAACAGCTTCCATGAgcatcaacttcaacatcacaTAGAAATAACCTTAGCTACACCAGCAACCACGTCAACAACTTCGCCGACATCGCTTCAACATCCGCGCtgcgacaacaacctcgacaacaacggctacaccaacaacgtcaacaactaCGCCGACATCAGCTTCAACATCACGCCgacagcaacagctacaccaacaacatcaacaacttcATGGGCGTAACCAACATCACGCCCGACAGCAACCTgggcaacagctacaccaacaaccgtCCAGCAATTTCATGGAAGCATCAGCTCAACATCCGCATGCGACAGCAACCTAggcaacaacagctacaccaacagcGTCGACAACTTCCATCGACATCCAACTTCAACATCGCCCGACAACCATAAACAGCAACAGCTACTGTAGCGTCAACAACTTCattgacatcaacttcaacatccacgccgacaacaacctcgacaacaacagctacaccaacaagaGATAGaaccacgtcaacaacttcatcgacatcaacttcaacatccacgccgacaacaacctcgacaacaacagctacaccaacaaacgtcaacaacttcatcgacatcctTCAACGtcacgccgacaacaacctcgacaacaacagctacaccagcAACCATCAACAACTACGCCGACATCAACCCCAACGTCCATGCGAACAACCTGCGACAACAACGgctacaccaacaacgtcaacaacttcatcgacatcaacttccaACATCATAAagcaacaacctcgacaacaacagctacaccaacaaccacgtcaacaACTACGCCGACATAACTTCAGCATCCACGCGCCCGACAGCAACCTGCGACAACAACAGCTGCACCAACAGCCACGTCAACAACTTCGCCGACATCAACTTCCAgcatccacgccgacaacaacctcgacaacaacagctacaccaacaacgtcaacaacttcatcgacatcaacttcaacatccacgccgacaacaacctcgacaacaacagctacaccaacaaccacatcaacaacttcatcgacatcaacttcaacatccatgccgacaacaacctcgacaacaacagctacaccaacaacgtcaacaacttcatcgacatcaacttcaacatccacgccgacaacaacctcgacaacaacagctacgcAACAACCGTCAACAACTTcgccgacatcaacttcaacatcccacatgacaacaacctcgacaacaacaactacacaccaacaacgtcaacaacttcattgaCTTCAACTTCAGCATCCGCATGAGCAACAACACATGCACCAACAACCACgtccaacaacttcatcgacatcaaccaACATCCCGCATGaccaacctcgacaacaacagctaccaGCTTAGCGTCAACAACTTCGttgacatcaacttcaacatccgcGCCCGACAACAGCCTCGACAACAACGGCTGCACCAACAACCCGTCAACAACTTCGCCGACATCAACTTCAGCATCCCGCACGCCcgcgacaacaacagctacaccaacaacgtcaacaacttcatcgacatcaacttcaacatccacgccgacaacaacctcgacaacaacagctacaccaacaaccacgtcaacaacttcatcgacatcaacttcaacatccacgccgacaacaacctcgacaacaacagctacaccaacaaccacgtcaacaacttcatcgacatcaacttcaacatccatgCCGACAACAAccgctacaccaacaaccacgtcaacaacttcatcgacatcaa is part of the Macrobrachium rosenbergii isolate ZJJX-2024 chromosome 41, ASM4041242v1, whole genome shotgun sequence genome and encodes:
- the LOC136827144 gene encoding uncharacterized protein DDB_G0286175-like, with the translated sequence MAHSRQQRPAAMTSASTSTPTTTSTATATNNVNNHRHQLQHHARQPRQQQLHQQPSNNFIEHQLQHPPTTTSTAAALHQQTSTTSSISLQHPTTTSTTTATPTTTSTTDINLNIPRRQQQRYATVNNFADINFNITLTTTSSNNNCTNNVNSFHEHQLQHHIEITLATPATTSTTSPTSLQHPRCDNNLDNNGYTNNVNNYADISFNITPTATATPTTSTTSWA